DNA sequence from the Chitinophaga flava genome:
AGCCAGGGAGTCATTGGAAGAATTCATCGCCCAGATGATTTCACTCATCTTGTCGATCATCTCCCCGGCTGTTTCACTAATACGCTCAATCTCCTTTGTTTGTGAGGTATCCGGTATCTTTCTTTTGGCAATTTCACTCAATAGTCTGATCGTGGACAAACCAGAACCGAGATCATCGTGCATATCACTGGAAATTCTCGCCCGCTCCTGATCTACCGCCTGCTCTTTTTCCAGTTTCAGTTTTTCGTGCCTTATTTTATAATCAAGATACAATGTAGAGAAATAATATGCAATACCTAACAGCAACAATAACAATAAAAATCTAAACCATAACGATTGCCAGAATGGTATCCGTATCACAATCTCCAACGTGGTAGGCGTCGTATTCCAGCTGTCGTCATTATTGGAAGCCTTCACCTTAAACACATAACTGCCCGGATGCAGATTGGTATAACGCGCCATCCGGAAAGTACCGGCTTCCACCCAATCCTCGTCAGCCCCCTCCAGCTTATACTGCACCTTGTTCTTCAACGGATTGGTATACTCCAGCGGCACAAACTCGATCGCAATAGTGTTCTGATTATAAGGCAGCTCCACCCGCTTCAGCAACGAAATAGCCGTATCCGACTCGTATGGCTTGTCCAGCACCTCCATCCGACGAATGATCACCTTCGAATTAAAAGGGTTTTTCCGGAAATCTTTCGGATAAAAACCATTCACTCCACGTATACCGCCGAAAAACAACTCCCCATCTATCGATTTATAAAATGCACCGGTGTTAAATTCATTGGACTGCAAACCGTCTTCATGATTAAAGGTCGTGATCTCACCTGTTACCGGATTAATCTGTGTCACACCCTTGTTATGACTCACCCAGATACGGTCTTTATCGTCCAGCAACACCCCGTACATATAATCATTGATCAGCTTCGGATAGTCGTAACTGTTATAATGTATCTTCAAACGCCCAGCGGCATCATAAATAAACAACCCCTTATTGGTGGCCACCAACAGCTCTTTATGCGGAGTCTTGTTAATCGCCTTTACCGTAGTACCTTCCGGCAGCCCTACATATTTCCAGCGGGCATCCGTCAGCTGTTTTACATATAACGCCGACTTGGTACCGATGTACTGGTTGCCCATATGATCCTCATAATAGGTGGTCAGCAACTCATCCTTAAAATCATGCACCACAGACACCACATAGTCATTCCCTTTCTCCTCGAAACGCAGCAAATACCGGCCATAGTTGAAATACAGCTCTCCATTGGCCCGCTTAAAGAGGAAAGGAAACATATCTCTCTGCACCGGCAGGCCCAGCGCCATCACTTTATTGGTAAGGTCCCAAAAACTTTTGGTCTGCACATTAAACAACCCAATATGCATACTGGAAAAATGCAGCCACAGATGTTCAAAATTTTCCCGGCAGATAGCGCCCAGATCATTACCCGGAAACTTATGCGGATACAATTCATTACTGATACGCTCCAGAAAACGCCCCCCCTTCCCCATAAATGTTCAGTCCGTCACGCACCAGGCCCACATAGAGTTTGCCATCATCGTGCTTATATACGGAATGCACCATATTGTGCGAGATATAGGGAGAACGATAAAGATTAAAGACCTTTTTATGCGGAGAATATTTTTTCATCCCGTCTCCATCCGTGCCTACCCACATATTGTCAGAACCGTCCCGGTACAGGTAGCTAACCAGGTTGAACGACCTCGTCTCAAATGTATTGAAGCTTACAATATGCCGTATGATTTCATTCCTGGCAATACTATATATTAATATTCCATCTGTTCCTCCAATCCACGCATTTCCCTCATGATCTATTTCCATCACATTGGGCG
Encoded proteins:
- a CDS encoding sensor histidine kinase — encoded protein: MGKGGRFLERISNELYPHKFPGNDLGAICRENFEHLWLHFSSMHIGLFNVQTKSFWDLTNKVMALGLPVQRDMFPFLFKRANGELYFNYGRYLLRFEEKGNDYVVSVVHDFKDELLTTYYEDHMGNQYIGTKSALYVKQLTDARWKYVGLPEGTTVKAINKTPHKELLVATNKGLFIYDAAGRLKIHYNSYDYPKLINDYMYGVLLDDKDRIWVSHNKGVTQINPVTGEITTFNHEDGLQSNEFNTGAFYKSIDGELFFGGIRGVNGFYPKDFRKNPFNSKVIIRRMEVLDKPYESDTAISLLKRVELPYNQNTIAIEFVPLEYTNPLKNKVQYKLEGADEDWVEAGTFRMARYTNLHPGSYVFKVKASNNDDSWNTTPTTLEIVIRIPFWQSLWFRFLLLLLLLGIAYYFSTLYLDYKIRHEKLKLEKEQAVDQERARISSDMHDDLGSGLSTIRLLSEIAKRKIPDTSQTKEIERISETAGEMIDKMSEIIWAMNSSNDSLANLIAYMRSFAADFLEHAHISHQFFIPEAIPDIKLSGGTRRNIYLAVKESLHNVVKHAKATEVMIEVKMHKNMTIMIKDNGKGFDQEKVRLFGNGLKNIQKRMMAVGGNADITSNNGTIVFLDIPLN